A window from Cryptomeria japonica chromosome 1, Sugi_1.0, whole genome shotgun sequence encodes these proteins:
- the LOC131040665 gene encoding germin-like protein subfamily 1 member 1, translating to MQTLLKLSKPNHNITLQRTFPSPMASVFLSSIPLLFLLSIPIITADPDSLQDFCVADTKSSAIFINGFPCLSPSQTSSQHFTTSALNTLANTSGNPFGVGAIATTTTILPGINTLGIQMVRANVDVGGQVPPHTHPRATEMVYILEGYILAGFVDSSNNLFSQKIKAGDVFVFPKGTLHFLHNIGKTPANWITAFNSQNPGVAVTPMVTFAANPPIPPKVLSKAFQVSFEEVGKIRKSLGGS from the coding sequence CTACTTAAACTATCAAAGCCCAATCACAATATCACATTGCAAAGAACTTTCCCAAGTCCAATGGCTTCAGTTTTTCTCTCCTCCATTCCTCTGCTCTTCCTGCTTTCAATTCCCATCATAACTGCAGATCCAGATTCATTGCAGGATTTCTGTGTTGCAGACACAAAATCCTCTGCAATTTTCATAAATGGGTTTCCTTGTCTAAGCCCTAGTCAGACTTCTTCACAGCACTTCACCACGTCGGCTCTGAACACCCTGGCAAATACATCTGGCAACCCCTTTGGTGTGGGTGCGATTGCTACAACTACAACCATATTGCCAGGCATTAACACTCTGGGAATACAAATGGTTCGTGCCAACGTGGACGTGGGTGGACAGGTGCCACCTCATACACACCCCAGAGCCACTGAAATGGTTTACATTTTGGAAGGATATATACTTGCAGGATTTGTGGATAGTTCCAATAATCTTTTTTCTCAGAAAATTAAGGCAGGAGATGTTTTTGTTTTTCCCAAGGGGACGcttcattttcttcataatattGGGAAAACTCCTGCAAATTGGATTACTGCTTTTAATAGTCAGAATCCTGGGGTTGCTGTTACGCCCATGGTCACATTTGCTGCTAATCCGCCCATTCCCCCTAAAGTTCTAAGCAAGGCATTTCAGGTTAGTTTTGAGGAGGTGGGGAAAATAAGGAAGAGTCTAGGTGGAAGTTAG